AAGCAGGTCACCCCAGTGCAGCCTGATGAATCGAAGCTGGTCGAGCAGCGAGTCAGGCGCGTACCGCGATGGATTCAGGAGCAGCTCTTCCAGATTGCTTGCGCTACCGATGGGTCCCGAAGAGCGTATAGCCTGTTGCATGGCCTTCACAAGGTGCGGATAAGCCTGATCGCCATGCAGTTCATGATCAGAAATCAGTCTGGAAAACTCCTTCAATGCAGGATTTCTGTTGTTGATCCACACAAGGAAGGCCTCTTCGAGCACTGCGGTTCGACTTGAAGGGTTTTTCAGGCTGGTTTCGAGAGTTGTTTTCGAGCGATAGATGTTCCAGGTAGGAAACCGTTCGAGGAATTTGCCGAGGTACTCGATGGTATGCCAGTGCGAGGTTTCACTTTCCAGAACCGTAAGTGCCGCGCTCTGGAGGCCTGAGGTCTTGTCGATAATATGGTGTTGCAGCTCATGGAGCAGCTTCATGGCGTGAAATTGCGCGGGCAAAATTTTTTTTGCCTGTTCGCCCTCAACCAGGCTGATCTGCCGGTTGATCGCTTCGGTCTGTCGCTCGGCGAGCGCCATAGCCTTATGCCGGTCAGTTGGCAAAAGCAGCAGCTCAGGATCGTCGAGGTGATAACGATCCCTCGCCACCCTGTTGATGTAGAAATGTTCTTTCGCGGAAATACGGCTATCGATGCTCATAGGGCAGGTTTGGCGATCTCTGGATTTTTCAGATATGGCAACAAGTTAATCAATAATTGATTCCGGCTGAAACACGGTTTTTCAGAAGTGTTTTTGGTAAATAGGTGCTTTTTGTCGTGTATTATTGCATCAGGGAAGCTGTCAGCGCAATAACTTCGGATTGAATGTTTTGCAGCCAGAGGTATCTCTGAACGCGCGATTTTAAAAAAATGTATATATAGTAGATTTAAAGGCTAAGTCGCTTGAGAAGCTGCGTCGTGGAAACATGACCATCGTTGACCGAAGACCAACAACCACCATGAAGGGTATCATTCTTGCCGGAGGGTCAGGCACCCGTCTGTATCCTGTGACCAAGGGCGTATCGAAGCAGTTGCTTCCGGTGTACGACAAGCCGATGATCTACTATCCGCTCACCACCCTGATGCTTGCCGGTATCAGGGATATTCTCGTCATTACCACTCCCGATGATCAGTCTTCGTTCGTCAAGCTGCTCGGTGATGGAAGCGACTGGGGCATCAACCTTTCCTATACGGTTCAACCCTCGCCCGACGGACTGGCGCAGGCTTTCATTCTCGGTCGCGATTTTATTGGCGATGACGATGTCTGTCTCGTGCTTGGCGACAACATCTTTTTTGGTTATGGTTTCAGCGGGATGCTCGAAGAGGCGGTTCATGTGGTCGAGAGACGGAGAAAAGCGGTGGTTTTCGGCTACTATGTCAGTGATCCTGAGCGTTACGGTGTAGTCGAGTTCGATTCGGACGGGCAGGTGTTCTCCATAGTTGAGAAGCCGGAAAAACCGAAATCGAACTACGCGGTCGTGGGGCTCTATTTCTATCCGAACGATGTGATTGATATTGCCGCCAGCGTCAATCCGTCGTCGAGAGGGGAACTCGAGATCACCTCGGTGAACCAGACGTACCTCGATCGCGGCGATCTGGTTTGTTCCATCATGGGGCGTGGATTTGCCTGGCTCGATACCGGCACGCACGAATCATTCCAGGAGGCAGGCAACTTCATTGAAACCGTCGAGAAGCGGCAGGGGCTCAAGGTAGCCTGCCCAGAAGAGATTGCCTGGCGGAACGGCTGGATCGGCGATGCCGACATCGAACGTCTCGCCTCGCCGCTCCTCAAGAACCAGTATGGGCAGTATCTGCTCAATCTTCTGGAACGGAGAATCTGAACATCAATCCATCAAGTAGTACTGTAACCTATGCAGATCATCCGGACCTCAATTCCTGACGTTCTTCTGTTCGAACCAGAGGTGTTCGGCGATGAACGCGGCTGGTTTTGCGAATCTTTCCGTCAGGATATATTCGAGCAACACGCCGGATGCCACCGTTTCGTGCAGGATAACGAATCGTTTTCACGCTATGGCGTTGTCCGGGGTTTGCATTACCAGAAACCGCCGCATGTGCAGGGCAAGCTTGTCCGTGTGATCCGGGGTGAGGTGCTTGATGTGGCTGTCGATATACGCAAGGGTTCTCCAACATTCGGCCATCATACTGCCCAGTTGCTCAATGAGAGCAACCGCCGGATGATGTGGATTCCGCCCGGATTCGCCCACGGCTTTGCGGTGCTGAGCCAGACAGCGGTGTTCAGTTATAAATGCACGGACTATTATGCGCCATCACACGATGCGGGCATCCGGTGGAACGATCCGGCCATTGGCATAGAATGGAGCGTGCCGGAAAGCGAGATAAGGCTTTCGGATAAGGATCTTCATCATCCGATGCTGCACGAGATTGAAGGTATTGTGCTGGACGCGTAGCATATTTTTCGAACCGCTTATACCGACCAGAGAACAATGAATATTCTTGTCACCGGGAGCCGTGGGCAGCTTGGTTCCGAACTGCAAAAACTGCAAGAAGTGCATGGCTGGCAGGAGTGGTTTTTCATGGATCTGCCGGAACTCGACATTACCGATGCGCTGGCGGTGGAGCGTGTTTGCCGGGATCGACGGATTGGCGCGATTGTCAACTGTGCGGCCTATACGGCGGTGGACAGGGCTGAGAGCGATGCGGAAGCAGCGTTCAGAGTGAACCGTGACGGCGCGGCGGTGCTGGCCGCGGTTGCAATGGAGGTTGGCGCACTGTTGCTGCATGTTTCGACCGATTATGTTTTCGATGGCAGCTCGAACCGACCTTATTGCGAGGATGACCCGGTTGCGCCTTGCGGTGTTTATGGCCTGTCCAAATGGGAGGGTGAAGAGGCGATCCGGGCGAGCGGCTGCTCGTATATCATTCTACGCACCGCCTGGCTCTACTCGGTTTACGGGCAGAACTTCGTGAAGACTATGCTTCGTCTTGGTAGCGAGCGCCAGTCGCTCGGCGTTGTGTTTGATCAGGTGGGCAGTCCGACATGGGCGGCGGATCTGGCCGGGACGATCGTTTCGATACTCGACCAATGCGATCCGGTTCGGAGCTACAGCGAGACTTTTCACTACTCGAATGAAGGAGTCTGTTCCTGGTACGACTTTGCCAAATCGATTATGGATGCCGAAGGGCTTTCGTGCAAGGTGTTGCCAATCGAGAGCAGTAACTATCCGACGCCAGCCAGAAGGCCGCATTTCAGTGTGCTGAACAAACGAAAAATCAAGAGTACATTGGGGCTTGAAATCCCGTACTGGCACGACAGTCTGTTGCGGATGCTGACAGAGTTGCGGAAGACGGCTGGCAAATCGTAAGTTTGGCTGCTATGGAACGGAATGGGTCAGGAAGACAAAAGGCGATGCTTCTGAATCATTATCAGTTATCAACTATCAAATTGCTTCGATGCATATTCTCATTACCGGTGGTGCGGGGTTTATTGGTTCGCATGTGGTCAGGCACTTTTTGAATCGTTATGCGGACTACACGATCACCAATCTCGACAAGCTTACCTATGCGGGCAATCTGGCCAATCTGAAAGATGTCGAATCGAATCCGAACTACCGGTTCGTGAAGGGCGATATCGCTGATGGCGCATTTTTGCTCGATCTGTTCAAAGAGCAGCGCTTCGATGCGGTCATCCATCTGGCCGCCGAGTCGCACGTGGATCGCTCCATCGAAAGCCCGGTCGAGTTCGTGATTACCAACGTGTTTGGCACGGTGAACCTGCTCAACGCCGCGCGTGCCACATGGGAAGGCAGGTTCGAGGGGAAGCGGTTTTACCACATTTCGACCGACGAAGTCTATGGTTCGCTCGGCAGCGAGGGGATGTTTAGCGAATCGACCCCCTACGATCCGCATAGTCCCTACTCGGCCTCGAAAGCGTCGTCGGATCACTTCGTCCGGGCATTCCACGCTACTTACGGCCTGCCGGTGGTTATCAGCAACTGTTCGAACAACTACGGTTCGCACCAGTTTCCCGAAAAGCTGATTCCGCTTTTCATCAACAACATCCGTCTGGAGAAGCCGCTTCCGGTGTATGGTCAAGGCCTGAACGTTCGCGACTGGCTTTGGGTGGTTGATCACGCACGAGCCATTGACGAGATTTTCCACCGCGGAGCGGTGGGCGAGACCTACAACATCGGCGGGCACAACGAGTGGACGAACATCGACCTGATCCGCCTGCTCTGCCGCATCATGGACCGCAAGCTTGGCCGCGAGGCGGGAAGTTCCGAAAAGCTCATCACCTGGGTGACCGACCGCGCGGGCCACGACTTGCGCTATGCCATTGATGCCTCAAAGCTGCAACGTGAGCTCGGATGGGCGCCGTCCGTGACCTTCGAGGAGGGGCTGGAAAAAACCGTTGACTGGTATCTTGAAAATCAAGCATGGCTCGATGAGGTTACGTCGGGAGCCTATCAGCACTATTATGAAAAGATGTACGCTGGCCGCTGAGTGTGGTTGTGACGTTCAATTCTCGGTAACCATTCCATCGATTTTGCAATGATGATCATGCCTGTCATTCTTTCCGGCGGTTCCGGAACGAGGCTCTGGCCGCTTTCGAGGGCGATGTATCCGAAGCAGCTTTTGCCGCTCTTCGGCGAAAAAACCATGCTTCAGGATACGGTGCTCCGGGTCGGGTCGATTGAGGGTGTCGGGCCGGTCATCTGCGTCTGCAATGATGAGCACCGCTTTCTGGTTGCCGAGCAACTCCGACAGATCGGGGTGGCCGAGCAGGCGATCATTCTGGAGCCTTTCGGGCGCAATACGGCGCCAGCTGCCGCTATTGCAGCGCTGGTCATTGCTGCGACCCATCCCGGCGCGCTCATGCTGCTTCTGCCTGCTGATCACGTTATTCTCGACAGGCAAGGCTTTGTTGCCTCGATTGAATCGGCACGGAGCGCGGCTGAGTCCGGCAGTCTGGTGACTTTCGGCATCGTACCGTCCACGCCTGAAACGAGGTATGGCTATATCCGGGCGGTTGCCGGTTCTACGGGAGTGACCCGTCCTGTCGCTGAATTCGTCGAGAAACCATCCCTTGAGCGGGCGGAAGGCTACGTGGTTTCAGGCGACTATTTCTGGAACAGCGGCATGTTCCTGTTCCGTCCAGAAATCTATCTCGCTGAGCTTGAAGCTTCCTCGCCTGAAATACTCGACGCATGCCGCAAATCCCTCGAAAATGCCCGGCGTGATCTCGACTTTCTGAGGCTCGATCCTGAGGCCTTTGCAGCCTGTCCCGCAAATTCGATCGACTATGCCGTCATGGAAAAAACTTCCAACGCAGTGGTTGTGCCCATGCAGGCAGGCTGGCGCGATGTTGGTGCGTGGTCGGCACTTTGGGAGGCCCAGGAACGCGATGCCGAGGGCAACATCAAACGTGGTGATGTGCTGACGCACGGAGTCCGGAACAGCTACATCCACGCCACCAGCCGGCTAGTGGCGGCAGTCGGCCTCGAAGAGCACGTGATCGTCGAAACCGCCGACGCGGTGCTGGTTGCTTCAAAAGAGCGGGTGCAGGAGGTCAAA
The nucleotide sequence above comes from Chlorobaculum tepidum TLS. Encoded proteins:
- the rfbA gene encoding glucose-1-phosphate thymidylyltransferase RfbA — its product is MKGIILAGGSGTRLYPVTKGVSKQLLPVYDKPMIYYPLTTLMLAGIRDILVITTPDDQSSFVKLLGDGSDWGINLSYTVQPSPDGLAQAFILGRDFIGDDDVCLVLGDNIFFGYGFSGMLEEAVHVVERRRKAVVFGYYVSDPERYGVVEFDSDGQVFSIVEKPEKPKSNYAVVGLYFYPNDVIDIAASVNPSSRGELEITSVNQTYLDRGDLVCSIMGRGFAWLDTGTHESFQEAGNFIETVEKRQGLKVACPEEIAWRNGWIGDADIERLASPLLKNQYGQYLLNLLERRI
- the rfbC gene encoding dTDP-4-dehydrorhamnose 3,5-epimerase — translated: MQIIRTSIPDVLLFEPEVFGDERGWFCESFRQDIFEQHAGCHRFVQDNESFSRYGVVRGLHYQKPPHVQGKLVRVIRGEVLDVAVDIRKGSPTFGHHTAQLLNESNRRMMWIPPGFAHGFAVLSQTAVFSYKCTDYYAPSHDAGIRWNDPAIGIEWSVPESEIRLSDKDLHHPMLHEIEGIVLDA
- the rfbD gene encoding dTDP-4-dehydrorhamnose reductase; translation: MNILVTGSRGQLGSELQKLQEVHGWQEWFFMDLPELDITDALAVERVCRDRRIGAIVNCAAYTAVDRAESDAEAAFRVNRDGAAVLAAVAMEVGALLLHVSTDYVFDGSSNRPYCEDDPVAPCGVYGLSKWEGEEAIRASGCSYIILRTAWLYSVYGQNFVKTMLRLGSERQSLGVVFDQVGSPTWAADLAGTIVSILDQCDPVRSYSETFHYSNEGVCSWYDFAKSIMDAEGLSCKVLPIESSNYPTPARRPHFSVLNKRKIKSTLGLEIPYWHDSLLRMLTELRKTAGKS
- the rfbB gene encoding dTDP-glucose 4,6-dehydratase, which gives rise to MHILITGGAGFIGSHVVRHFLNRYADYTITNLDKLTYAGNLANLKDVESNPNYRFVKGDIADGAFLLDLFKEQRFDAVIHLAAESHVDRSIESPVEFVITNVFGTVNLLNAARATWEGRFEGKRFYHISTDEVYGSLGSEGMFSESTPYDPHSPYSASKASSDHFVRAFHATYGLPVVISNCSNNYGSHQFPEKLIPLFINNIRLEKPLPVYGQGLNVRDWLWVVDHARAIDEIFHRGAVGETYNIGGHNEWTNIDLIRLLCRIMDRKLGREAGSSEKLITWVTDRAGHDLRYAIDASKLQRELGWAPSVTFEEGLEKTVDWYLENQAWLDEVTSGAYQHYYEKMYAGR
- a CDS encoding mannose-1-phosphate guanylyltransferase/mannose-6-phosphate isomerase, which produces MIMPVILSGGSGTRLWPLSRAMYPKQLLPLFGEKTMLQDTVLRVGSIEGVGPVICVCNDEHRFLVAEQLRQIGVAEQAIILEPFGRNTAPAAAIAALVIAATHPGALMLLLPADHVILDRQGFVASIESARSAAESGSLVTFGIVPSTPETRYGYIRAVAGSTGVTRPVAEFVEKPSLERAEGYVVSGDYFWNSGMFLFRPEIYLAELEASSPEILDACRKSLENARRDLDFLRLDPEAFAACPANSIDYAVMEKTSNAVVVPMQAGWRDVGAWSALWEAQERDAEGNIKRGDVLTHGVRNSYIHATSRLVAAVGLEEHVIVETADAVLVASKERVQEVKAIVEQLKLQKREEPLIHRRVYRPWGSYETVDEGERFKVKRITVKPGAALSLQMHSRRAEHWIVVTGRALVTVGKKQVPLEANQSIYIPVEELHRLENPGDEPLELIEVQSGGYLGEDDIVRFEDHYGRL